The following are encoded together in the Juglans microcarpa x Juglans regia isolate MS1-56 chromosome 2D, Jm3101_v1.0, whole genome shotgun sequence genome:
- the LOC121249236 gene encoding wall-associated receptor kinase-like 8, which produces MVVRLVLIQSIFFLSSFNSFAQPASTLFTKDGCQEFCGSVRIPYPFGIGADYCYLDPWFEIVCETESFGSTTTHKPLLKSIKGRLEVLGISSRASTLTVNYNVSASCSTNGPTAKNNMEFEKSPFAFSENNNIFIAMGCNNSASMWSLDERISFGGCKSPCEKAEFINGSRGCDGRSNCCQTEIPYDLNSFITTIEPKNNSSINGSSSECNYAFLVEKNWFEKNFTILYPKLSVPVVLKWGIDRNKFPSKLFHGRKQYRCDLHYPTMLGNHNFTISTYTCACAPGYNGNPYLPQLHGCQDIDECENPELNRCTDSRCKNTDGGYHCTDTINSIIIGISTSLGALFLICGGWWSYKVIKKRKRMKQREKLFQRNGGLLLQQQLSMTEANVENTKLFNQKELEMATNYFHVNRILGQGGQGTVYKGMLADGRIVAIKKSKVMDEGKLKEFINEVVILSGINHRNVVKLLGCCLETEVPLLVYEYVPNGTLFQYLSDQNEEFPLTWDMRLRIATEVAGALFYLHSVASSPIYHRDIKSLNILLDGKHIAKVADFGISRSIAIDQTHLSTLVHGTFGYIDPEYFRSGQFTEKSDVYSFGVVLAELLTGEKAVSSTRSPATKSLASYIISSMEENILFDILDNQVLKEAKKPEIVLVADLVKRCVYWNGRNRPTMKEVTMELEAIQMSRNASNLEQDYNEEIEFVRSEVYIQSCDTSKSKMTCTDSTGVTSFMDSHPFLSS; this is translated from the exons ATGGTAGTGCGTTTGGTGCTAATTCAgagcattttctttttgtcttcatTTAATTCATTTGCACAACCTGCATCAACGCTATTTACTAAAGATGGATGCCAAGAGTTCTGCGGGAGTGTTCGCATTCCTTACCCTTTTGGAATTGGAGCTGATTATTGCTATCTTGACCCTTGgtttgaaattgtttgtgaAACGGAATCTTTCGGCAGCACTACTACTCACAAGCCTTTGTTGAAGAGCATCAAAGGCCGCCTGGAGGTGCTAGGTATTTCCTCACGAGCTAGTACCCTTACCGTTAACTATAACGTATCTGCGAGTTGTAGTACTAATGGTCCAACGGCCAAGAACAATATGGAGTTTGAAAAAAGTCCTTTCGCCTTCTCGGAGAACAACAACATCTTCATTGCCATGGGTTGCAACAACTCTGCCTCGATGTGGTCGCTGGATGAACGCATTAGTTTTGGTGGGTGCAAGTCGCCATGTGAAAAAGCTGAGTTCATCAATGGAAGTCGCGGTTGTGATGGCAGATCTAACTGCTGCCAAACTGAAATCCCTTACGATCTCAACTCTTTCATTACAACTATTGAGCCCAAAAATAATTCCAGTATTAATGGATCGTCATCAGAATGCAACTATGCGTTCTTGGTTGAAAAAAATTGGTTCGAGAAAAATTTCACAATTCTATACCCAAAATTATCTGTTCCAGTGGTATTGAAATGGGGGATTGATCGCAATAAATTCCCTTCAAAACTTTTCCATGGTCGCAAGCAGTACCGCTGTGATCTCCACTATCCTACTATGTTGGGTAATCACAACTTCACTATCTCCACCTATACATGTGCTTGTGCTCCAGGCTACAACGGAAATCCCTATCTTCCTCAACTTCATGGATGTCAAG ATATTGACGAATGTGAAAATCCAGAGCTCAATCGTTGTACTGATTCTCGATGTAAAAATACTGATGGGGGTTACCATTGTACAGACACTATAAATTCGATAATTATAG GTATTAGCACAAGCCTTGGAGCATTATTTCTGATTTGTGGTGGATGGTGGTCATACAAGGTGAtcaagaaaaggaagaggatgAAACAAAGGGAGAAGCTCTTCCAACGAAATGGTGGATTATTATTACAACAACAATTATCCATGACGGAAGCCAATGTTGAAAACACTAAATTGTTTAATCAAAAAGAATTGGAGATGGCCACTAACTATTTTCATGTAAATAGAATACTTGGACAAGGAGGTCAAGGCACTGTTTACAAAGGCATGTTGGCAGATGGAAGAATCGTtgcaataaaaaaatccaaagtgATGGATGAAGGAAAACTCAAAGAGTTCATTAATGAAGTTGTCATCCTTTCAGGAATTAATCATAGGAATGTGGTTAAGCTACTTGGATGTTGTTTGGAAACAGAAGTTCCACTGCTGGTTTATGAATATGTTCCTAATGGGACTCTTTTCCAATACCTCAGTGACCAAAATGAGGAGTTTCCACTAACATGGGATATGCGTTTGCGAATTGCTACAGAAGTTGCAGGAGCTCTCTTTTACTTACATTCAGTTGCTTCGTCACCCATTTATCATCGGGACATCAAGTCTTTAAATATACTCTTAGATGGTAAGCACATAGCGAAAGTAGCAGACTTTGGGATTTCAAGATCTATTGCTATTGATCAAACCCATTTGAGCACATTAGTGCATGGAACTTTTGGATACATAGATCCCGAATATTTTCGATCAGGCCAATTTACAGAAAAGAGtgatgtttatagttttggtgttgttcTTGCGGAGCTCTTAACTGGAGAAAAAGCGGTCTCTTCAACAAGGTCTCCAGCTACCAAAAGTTTAGCCTCATATATCATTAGTTCAATGGAAGAGAATATTCTGTTTGATATTCTTGATAATCAAGTTTTGAAAGAAGCTAAAAAGCCGGAGATTGTATTGGTTGCAGACCTTGTAAAAAGATGCGTGTATTGGAACGGAAGGAATCGGCCTACAATGAAAGAGGTCACAATGGAGTTAGAGGCAATTCAAATGTCCCGAAATGCTTCCAATCTGGAGCAAGATTATAACGAAGAGATTGAATTTGTCAGAAGTGAAGTTTACATTCAATCATGTGATACTTCTAAATCAAAAATGACTTGTACGGATAGTACTGGGGTAACCTCATTTATGGATTCCCACCCATTTTTATCGTCCTAG
- the LOC121249238 gene encoding wall-associated receptor kinase-like 10, with translation MSICGEFFCDEFKIAGKDLISCSAFLVEKFWFEKNFTILYPKLSVPVVLKWGIDRNKFPSKLFHGRKQYRCDLHYPTMLGNHNITISTYTCACASGYKGNPYLPQLHGCQGISTSLGALFLIIGGWWSYKVIKKRKRMKQREKFFQRNGGLLLQQQLSMAEANVENTKLFNQKELEMATNYFHVNRILGQGGQGTVYKGMLADGRIVAIKKAKVMDEGKLKEFIDEVVILSGINHRNMVKLLGCCLETEVPLLVYEYVPNGTLFQYLSDQNEEFPLTWDMHLRIAAEVAGALFYLHSVASSPIYHRDIKSLNILLDGKHIAKIADFGISRSIAIDQTHLSTLVHGTFGYIDPEYFRSGQSTEKSDVYSFGVVLAVLLTGEKAVSSTRSPATKSLASYIISSMEENILFDILGNKVLKEAKKAEIVLVADLVKRCLYWNGRNRPTMKEVTMELEAIQMSRNASNLEQDYNEEVEFVRSEVYIQSCDTSK, from the exons ATGTCTATTTGCGGCGAGTTTTTTTGCGACGAAtttaaaatcgctggaaaagacctgatttcttgtagtgcgtTCTTGGTTGAAAAATTTTGGTTCGAGAAAAATTTCACAATTCTATACCCAAAATTATCCGTTCCAGTGGTATTGAAATGGGGGATTGATCGCAATAAATTCCCTTCAAAACTTTTCCATGGTCGCAAGCAGTACCGCTGTGATCTCCACTATCCTACTATGTTGGGTAATCACAACATCACAATCTCCACCTATACATGTGCTTGTGCTTCAGGCTACAAGGGAAATCCCTATCTTCCTCAACTTCATGGATGTCAAG GTATTAGCACAAGCCTTGGAGCATTATTTCTGATTATTGGTGGATGGTGGTCATACAAGGTGAtcaagaaaaggaagaggatgAAACAAAGGGAGAAGTTCTTCCAACGAAATGGTGGATTATTATTACAACAACAACTATCCATGGCGGAAGCCAATGTTGAAAATACTAAATTGTTTAATCAAAAAGAATTGGAGATGGCCACTAACTATTTTCATGTAAATAGAATACTTGGACAAGGAGGTCAAGGCACTGTTTACAAAGGCATGTTAGCAGATGGAAGAATCGTTGCAATAAAAAAAGCCAAAGTGATGGATGAAGGAAAACTCAAAGAGTTCATTGATGAAGTTGTCATCCTTTCAGGAATTAATCATAGGAATATGGTTAAGCTACTTGGATGTTGTTTGGAAACAGAAGTTCCATTGCTGGTTTATGAATATGTTCCTAATGGGACTCTTTTCCAATACCTCAGTGACCAAAATGAGGAGTTTCCACTAACATGGGATATGCATTTGCGAATTGCTGCAGAAGTTGCAGGAGCTCTCTTTTACTTACATTCAGTTGCTTCGTCACCCATTTATCATCGGGACATCAAGTCTTTAAATATACTCTTAGATGGTAAGCACATAGCGAAAATAGCAGACTTTGGGATTTCAAGATCTATTGCAATTGATCAAACCCATTTGAGCACATTAGTGCATGGAACTTTTGGATACATAGATCCCGAATATTTTCGATCAGGCCAATCCACAGAAAAGAGtgatgtttatagttttggtgttgttcTTGCGGTACTCTTAACTGGAGAAAAAGCGGTCTCTTCAACAAGGTCTCCAGCTACCAAAAGTTTAGCCTCATATATCATTAGTTCAATGGAAGAGAATATTTTGTTTgatattcttggtaataaagtTTTGAAAGAAGCTAAAAAGGCAGAGATTGTATTGGTTGCAGATCTTGTAAAAAGGTGCTTGTATTGGAACGGAAGGAATCGGCCTACAATGAAAGAGGTCACAATGGAGTTAGAGGCAATTCAAATGTCCCGAAACGCATCCAATCTTGAGCAAGATTATAACGAAGAGGTTGAATTTGTCAGAAGTGAAGTTTACATTCAATCATGTGAtacttctaaataa